From Hippoglossus stenolepis isolate QCI-W04-F060 chromosome 6, HSTE1.2, whole genome shotgun sequence, a single genomic window includes:
- the copz1 gene encoding coatomer subunit zeta-1 — protein sequence MDSPILEPSLYTVKAVLILDNDGDRLYAKYYDDTYPTAKEQKAFEKNIFNKTHRTDSEIALLEGLTVVYKSNIDLFFYVIGSSHENELMLMAVLNCLFDSLSQMLRKNVERRALLENMEGLFLAVDEIVDGGVILESDPQQVVHRVALRGDDVPLTEQTVTQVLQSAKEQIKWSLLR from the exons ATGGATTCTCCCATACTG GAACCATCCTTATACACTGTGAAAGCAGTTCTGATCCTGGACAACGACGGAGACAGGCTTTATGCCAAG TATTATGATGACACATACCCAACAGCGAAGGAGCAGAAGGCGTTTGAGAAGAACAtattcaacaaaacacacaggacaGACA GTGAGATAGCTTTACTCGAGGGTCTTACTGTTGTTTACAAGAGCAACATAGACCTCTTCTTTTATGTGATTGGAAGCTCACATGAAAATGAG CTCATGCTCATGGCTGTTCTAAATTGCCTCTTTGATTCGCTCAGTCAGATGTTGAG GAAAAATGTTGAGAGGAGGGCGTTGTTGGAGAATATGGAGGGACTCTTCCTGGCTGTGGACGAGATTGTGGACGGAGG GGTGATCCTGGAGAGTGACCCGCAACAAGTTGTGCACCGTGTGGCTCTCAGA GGGGATGATGTGCCTTTGACAGAGCAGACGGTCACACAG
- the nfe2 gene encoding transcription factor NF-E2 45 kDa subunit, whose amino-acid sequence MCSTANYVLPLRRTCETQAAPGRACGVPTPTNFSGARPHGPQDTEMDAAWQELMAISELQEFEVPAEGPYEITQYQSMEPMVPMGVYGMAPSHSERPPTCELSSADTYNRCYSEDVAAGHHQGGNTGAVYGQPAYQLNQRMHPISSQALPSLMALREQMNGSGDGQGHRRANACFSQGPSRHMQWTTHGQSSHIIPTDDLESDSGLSLGSSPPLASPDNPVSAVPGYQSGDTGITYRDGEPENARRAQLHYSVNYQGQSYLHSSAHQSNFSPQNTSSHTQPETATLRPLKHQSQAAALNDMYTESGVSSRGSSQFHMYTKPQGSSSTSAPLSRDERRAMSLKIPFPMEKIINLPVDDFNELLTQFTLTDNQMALVRDIRRRGKNKVAAQNCRKRKLESIIHLEQELNELQAQKEHLAQERLEFQHSLTFIKCRLTDLYSEVFTHLRDEDGQPYSIDEYSLQQTPDGKIYLVPHTTVPKRGQR is encoded by the exons ATGTGTTCGACAGCCAACTATGTTCTCCCACTGAGGAGAACCTGTGAG ACCCAAGCTGCTCCAGGGAGGGCGTGTGGAGTGCCCACGCCGACAAATTTCTCTGGAGCCAGGCCTCATGGACCTCAGGACACAGAGATGGATGCAGCTTGGCAGGAACTGATGGCCATCTCAGAGCTGCAG gAGTTCGAAGTCCCTGCTGAAGGCCCCTATGAAATAACCCAGTACCAATCCATGGAGCCCATGGTCCCTATGGGAGTGTACGGGATGGCCCCATCTCACTCAGAGCGTCCTCCCACCTGTGAGCTCAGCTCCGCTGACACTTACAATAGATGTTACTCTGAAGACGTGGCTGCGGGCCATCATCAAGGAGGCAACACAGGGGCAGTGTACGGACAACCTGCCTATCAGCTCAATCAAAGAATGCACCCCATCTCCTCTCAAGCACTGCCCTCGCTCATGGCTCTTAGGGAACAGATGAACGGGTCAGGTGATGGCCAAGGGCACAGGAGAGCCAACGCTTGTTTCTCTCAGGGTCCGAGTCGGCACATGCAGTGGACTACACACGGACAGAGTTCACACATTATTCCAACTGATGATCTAGAGTCAGACTCGGGTCTGTCTCTGGGTTCCAGTCCACCTCTGGCCTCCCCTGATAATCCTGTCAGTGCTGTTCCAGGTTACCAGAGTGGAGACACAGGCATTACATACAGAGATGGTGAACCTGAGAATGCCAGAAGAGCCCAACTCCATTACTCAGTCAACTACCAGGGACAGTCATATTTACACTCAAGTGCACATCAGTCAAATTTCTCACCCCAGAACACTTCATCTCACACACAACCTGAGACAGCGACTCTGCGACCGTTAAAGCATCAGAGCcaggctgctgctctgaatGACATGTACACTGAGTCTGGAGTatccagcagagggagctcaCAATTTCACATGTACACAAAACCACAAGGAAGCAGCTCCACTTCTGCACCACTCAGCAGAGATGAGAGGCGGGCAATGTCTCTGAAGATCCCCTTCCCCATGGAAAAGATCATCAATCTCCCTGTAGACGACTTCAATGAGCTCCTGACACAGTTCACTTTGACAGATAACCAAATGGCACTGGTCAGGGACATCAGGAGGCGGGGGAAGAACAAGGTGGCGGCACAGAATTGCAGGAAGAGGAAGCTTGAGAGCATAATTCACCTTGAACAAGAGCTGAACGAGCTGCAGGCCCAGAAGGAGCACCTGGCACAGGAGAGACTGGAGTTCCAGCACAGCCTGACCTTCATTAAATGCCGCCTCACAGACCTCTATTCAGAAGTATTCACTCACTTGCGAGACGAAGACGGACAACCATACTCAATAGATGAATATTCCCTGCAACAGACACCTGATGGTAAAATTTACCTGGTACCTCACACAACTGTGCCAAAGAGAGGGCAGCGCTGA
- the hnrnpa1b gene encoding heterogeneous nuclear ribonucleoprotein A1b isoform X3: MSMKDVPREPEQLRKLFIGGLSFETTDESLRAHFEKWGSLTDCVVMRDPNTKRSRGFGFVTYSSVQEVDDAMNDRPHKVDGRVVEPKRAVSREDSNRPGAHVTVKKIFVGGIKEDTEECHLRDYFQQFGKIEVIDIMTDRATGKKRGFAFVTFDDHDSVDRIVIQKYHTVNSHNCEVRKALTKQEMQTAGMGRSSGGRPYDYDRGFQQGGRGGGRYGDGPYNCNGGDGGYGGGPSGPGGYNNGGNRGYNQGYNQGGGGGGGGYGGNGYESNGYGNCGGGGGGGGGGGGGGNYNNMGHYDPQASNFGPMKNNFGGGGGGGSSGGYGGGSNSGYGRPGRF, translated from the exons ATGTCGATGAAAGAT GTCCCACGTGAGCCGGAGCAGCTCCGCAAGCTGTTTATCGGAGGTTTGAGCTTCGAGACCACAGACGAGAGTCTGCGAGCTCATTTCGAGAAATGGGGGAGCCTCACAGACTGTGTG GTCATGAGGGACCCCAACACCAAGCGGTCCAGGGGCTTTGGATTTGTCACATACTCATCGGTGCAAGAAGTTGATGACGCCATGAATGATCGCCCCCATAAGGTTGATGGGCGTGTGGTGGAGCCGAAACGAGCTGTTTCTAGAGAG GATTCAAACCGACCAGGTGCTCATGTAACGGTAAAGAAAATCTTTGTTGGAGGCATCAAGGAAGATACGGAGGAGTGTCACCTGCGTGACTACTTCCAGCAGTTTGGCAAGATCGAGGTCATTGACATCATGACTGATCGTGCTACGGGAAAAAAGAGGGGCTTTGCCTTTGTCACGTTTGATGACCACGATTCAGTCGACAGGATTGTCA TCCAGAAGTATCACACGGTGAACAGCCACAACTGCGAAGTCAGGAAGGCCCTTACAAAGCAAGAGATGCAGACAGCAGGCATGG GTCGCAGCAGTGGTGGAAGGCCATACGATTATGACAGGGGCTTCCAACAGG GTGGTAGGGGCGGGGGTAGATACGGAGATGGTCCTTACAATTGCAATGGAGGCGACGGTG GCTATGGAGGTGGCCCTAGCGGTCCTGGTGGATATAACAATGGCGGCAACCGTGGATACAATCAAGGCTACAACCAGGGCGGAGGTGGTGGCGGTGGAGGCTATGGAGGAAACGGATATGAGAGCAATGGCTATGGAaactgtggtggtggtggaggaggaggcggcggtggtggcggcggcggcaaCTACAACAACATGGGCCACTACGACCCCCAGGCGTCCAACTTCGGCCCAATGAAGAACAActttggtggtggtggcggtggcggcAGCAGTG GTGGCTACGGAGGTGGCTCCAACAGTGGATACGGCCGTCCGGGGCGATTTTAA
- the hnrnpa1b gene encoding heterogeneous nuclear ribonucleoprotein A1b isoform X1, with product MSMKDVPREPEQLRKLFIGGLSFETTDESLRAHFEKWGSLTDCVVMRDPNTKRSRGFGFVTYSSVQEVDDAMNDRPHKVDGRVVEPKRAVSREDSNRPGAHVTVKKIFVGGIKEDTEECHLRDYFQQFGKIEVIDIMTDRATGKKRGFAFVTFDDHDSVDRIVIQKYHTVNSHNCEVRKALTKQEMQTAGMGRSSGGRPYDYDRGFQQGGRGGGRYGDGPYNCNGGDGGYGGGPSGPGGYNNGGNRGYNQGYNQGGGGGGGGYGGNGYESNGYGNCGGGGGGGGGGGGGGNYNNMGHYDPQASNFGPMKNNFGGGGGGGSSGRNFGGYGGGSNSGYGRPGRF from the exons ATGTCGATGAAAGAT GTCCCACGTGAGCCGGAGCAGCTCCGCAAGCTGTTTATCGGAGGTTTGAGCTTCGAGACCACAGACGAGAGTCTGCGAGCTCATTTCGAGAAATGGGGGAGCCTCACAGACTGTGTG GTCATGAGGGACCCCAACACCAAGCGGTCCAGGGGCTTTGGATTTGTCACATACTCATCGGTGCAAGAAGTTGATGACGCCATGAATGATCGCCCCCATAAGGTTGATGGGCGTGTGGTGGAGCCGAAACGAGCTGTTTCTAGAGAG GATTCAAACCGACCAGGTGCTCATGTAACGGTAAAGAAAATCTTTGTTGGAGGCATCAAGGAAGATACGGAGGAGTGTCACCTGCGTGACTACTTCCAGCAGTTTGGCAAGATCGAGGTCATTGACATCATGACTGATCGTGCTACGGGAAAAAAGAGGGGCTTTGCCTTTGTCACGTTTGATGACCACGATTCAGTCGACAGGATTGTCA TCCAGAAGTATCACACGGTGAACAGCCACAACTGCGAAGTCAGGAAGGCCCTTACAAAGCAAGAGATGCAGACAGCAGGCATGG GTCGCAGCAGTGGTGGAAGGCCATACGATTATGACAGGGGCTTCCAACAGG GTGGTAGGGGCGGGGGTAGATACGGAGATGGTCCTTACAATTGCAATGGAGGCGACGGTG GCTATGGAGGTGGCCCTAGCGGTCCTGGTGGATATAACAATGGCGGCAACCGTGGATACAATCAAGGCTACAACCAGGGCGGAGGTGGTGGCGGTGGAGGCTATGGAGGAAACGGATATGAGAGCAATGGCTATGGAaactgtggtggtggtggaggaggaggcggcggtggtggcggcggcggcaaCTACAACAACATGGGCCACTACGACCCCCAGGCGTCCAACTTCGGCCCAATGAAGAACAActttggtggtggtggcggtggcggcAGCAGTGGTAGGAACTTCG GTGGCTACGGAGGTGGCTCCAACAGTGGATACGGCCGTCCGGGGCGATTTTAA
- the hnrnpa1b gene encoding heterogeneous nuclear ribonucleoprotein A1b isoform X2, whose amino-acid sequence MSMKDVPREPEQLRKLFIGGLSFETTDESLRAHFEKWGSLTDCVVMRDPNTKRSRGFGFVTYSSVQEVDDAMNDRPHKVDGRVVEPKRAVSREDSNRPGAHVTVKKIFVGGIKEDTEECHLRDYFQQFGKIEVIDIMTDRATGKKRGFAFVTFDDHDSVDRIVIQKYHTVNSHNCEVRKALTKQEMQTAGRSSGGRPYDYDRGFQQGGRGGGRYGDGPYNCNGGDGGYGGGPSGPGGYNNGGNRGYNQGYNQGGGGGGGGYGGNGYESNGYGNCGGGGGGGGGGGGGGNYNNMGHYDPQASNFGPMKNNFGGGGGGGSSGRNFGGYGGGSNSGYGRPGRF is encoded by the exons ATGTCGATGAAAGAT GTCCCACGTGAGCCGGAGCAGCTCCGCAAGCTGTTTATCGGAGGTTTGAGCTTCGAGACCACAGACGAGAGTCTGCGAGCTCATTTCGAGAAATGGGGGAGCCTCACAGACTGTGTG GTCATGAGGGACCCCAACACCAAGCGGTCCAGGGGCTTTGGATTTGTCACATACTCATCGGTGCAAGAAGTTGATGACGCCATGAATGATCGCCCCCATAAGGTTGATGGGCGTGTGGTGGAGCCGAAACGAGCTGTTTCTAGAGAG GATTCAAACCGACCAGGTGCTCATGTAACGGTAAAGAAAATCTTTGTTGGAGGCATCAAGGAAGATACGGAGGAGTGTCACCTGCGTGACTACTTCCAGCAGTTTGGCAAGATCGAGGTCATTGACATCATGACTGATCGTGCTACGGGAAAAAAGAGGGGCTTTGCCTTTGTCACGTTTGATGACCACGATTCAGTCGACAGGATTGTCA TCCAGAAGTATCACACGGTGAACAGCCACAACTGCGAAGTCAGGAAGGCCCTTACAAAGCAAGAGATGCAGACAGCAG GTCGCAGCAGTGGTGGAAGGCCATACGATTATGACAGGGGCTTCCAACAGG GTGGTAGGGGCGGGGGTAGATACGGAGATGGTCCTTACAATTGCAATGGAGGCGACGGTG GCTATGGAGGTGGCCCTAGCGGTCCTGGTGGATATAACAATGGCGGCAACCGTGGATACAATCAAGGCTACAACCAGGGCGGAGGTGGTGGCGGTGGAGGCTATGGAGGAAACGGATATGAGAGCAATGGCTATGGAaactgtggtggtggtggaggaggaggcggcggtggtggcggcggcggcaaCTACAACAACATGGGCCACTACGACCCCCAGGCGTCCAACTTCGGCCCAATGAAGAACAActttggtggtggtggcggtggcggcAGCAGTGGTAGGAACTTCG GTGGCTACGGAGGTGGCTCCAACAGTGGATACGGCCGTCCGGGGCGATTTTAA